One Pseudanabaena sp. BC1403 DNA segment encodes these proteins:
- a CDS encoding DUF3592 domain-containing protein: MQIILLLIGTGLLFLAVSGSFAVINNLLEGYQSQSWTSVNGKIISSNINSSKTKNGYSYTPEVVYEYSVVQNVYTNKTIAFYFESTDSNNAGARVSKYLTGSHVKVFYNPNSPSISCLEPGFFLWENLGVWIISIFMGGIGFLSLAILYSGFVAKN; encoded by the coding sequence ATGCAAATTATTTTGCTCCTAATTGGAACAGGACTATTATTTCTTGCCGTTTCAGGCTCTTTCGCGGTAATCAACAATTTACTAGAAGGCTATCAAAGTCAAAGTTGGACAAGCGTTAACGGAAAGATTATCAGTTCCAATATTAATTCATCAAAAACAAAAAATGGATATTCGTATACTCCTGAGGTAGTCTATGAATATTCTGTGGTTCAAAATGTCTATACGAATAAAACCATTGCATTCTATTTTGAAAGTACCGATAGCAATAATGCTGGAGCTAGGGTTTCAAAATATTTGACTGGTAGTCATGTAAAAGTCTTTTACAACCCAAATTCACCAAGCATCTCTTGTCTTGAGCCGGGCTTTTTTCTGTGGGAAAACCTAGGGGTATGGATAATCTCCATTTTTATGGGAGGAATAGGTTTCTTGTCTCTTGCTATTCTGTACTCAGGATTTGTGGCAAAAAACTAG